The following DNA comes from Synechococcales cyanobacterium T60_A2020_003.
ATGGGAATTTGCGCTCCGGTGGTTTTGGCAAATACGTTACTCGCCATCGTGCAAACGAGTTGGGCAACGTCCTGAGACGACACCGACTGTTTGAGTAAATTCCGCGACTTGTATTCGTCCACGCTGAGGCCATACCGCTCGGCTCGACTGGTGAGAATTTCGGGTGTCCAAATGCCGGTGTCGTAAACGCAGTCGGGGTGGAGAATGTTAACCCGGATGTCGGGTGCTAATTCCAGAGCCGCAATTCGGGCAAGTTGAGTCAATCCGGCTTTGGCAACGGAGTAGGCAGCAGCTCCCGGCCCCGGTGCCAGCACATTGCGGGAAGCGATAAACAGAATAGTTGGATCGATGCCGTAACGCAGGAAGGGAATTGCGTGGCGTAACAGTGCCCGTTGACTGGTCAGATTAATGGCCAAACTTTTCTCCCAGATGTCTGCGTCGAGACTCTCTAGGGTTTGTCCTGGCGGGAAAATTCCCGCATTGCTGACGAGAATATCCAGGCCGCCAAAATGCTGAATGGTAGAAGCGATCGCCCCTTTTACCGCGTCTTCGTCCGTGACATCTCCTTGAATCCCGACTAAACCGGGCTTGGACAGAATCTTGTCAATGTCAGGATTAATATCAAACCCGACGACAACCGCCCCTTGCTGGTGGAGCGCTTCTGCACAGGCTTTACCAATACCGCTGGCCGCTCCGGTCACGAGGGCAATTTTTCCTTGGAACTCCGAAGTCTTGCTTTTCTTGCCCAGTTTGGCCTGCTCCAGTTCCCAATATTCCATGGCGAACAAGCTTTTCTCATCCAACGCCTGCCATCCCCCCAGAGCCTCTCCCATCTGAATCGCTCGACGGGTATGTTCCACAATATCGGTGATAATTTGGGCGGCCTTGAGGCTGCGGTCAAAGGAAATCGTGCCATATCCCGGCCAAACCGCCCAGCGGGGAGCCGCATCCAGGTGCTTCAAATCGTTGCTGGCATTACGATGGAAGTAGTCGCGATATTGGTCGGCAAAGGTGGCGATCGCCCCTTCCACATCACCCTCAAGCACCACAGGAATGGCTTTGGTGCGAATGACGTGATCCGGTGTCATAGGGCCGCGAGTGGCGATCGCCTTCACATTAGGCAAGGCAGAAAACCCAACTGCTTCCGGTCGCTGATCCAACTGCGCTAGCATGGGCACACCTTTGACACGAGAGACCTGCTGGCGAATTTTAGCCAGGGTCAGCCAGTCCGCTTGGGGATTTGCCGTTGCAAAGGATACCGCATTGTGCCGCTGCAAATACTCCTCCGCCAATGTTACCAACTCAATCATGCGGTCGTAGGCGGTGCGGGCATCGTCGGCAAAGGTAAAAATGCCGTGGTTCATCAGCACCATGCCTTTATATTGGTTCCAGTCAACGGACTGGGTGAGGTTCCGAATCTCCCGCGCTAAGATGAATCCCGGCATCACATAGGGAATGAGCAGCACCGAGTCTCTGTAAACCTCCTTGATGCGTTCCTCGCCCGTTGGATTATTCGTCAGGGTAATCACCGCATCGGCATGGGTGTGGTCAACAAACTTGTAGGGAATAATGGCATGGAGAATGGCTTCCACCGATGGATTAGGCGCATTGGGGTTTAGCATCGCTGCCCGTTGCTGCGTCACCATTTCTGAGTCGCTCAACTGCTCAAATTCTGCTAAGCGCTGCAATACGTTTAAGCGCACAGGGGCAAAACCCGGAGCTTCAATCGTCGCCAAATCCCAACCGCTGCCTTTGACGTAGAGCACCTCTTCCAGATCACCAAAAAAATTGGGAGTGGTGACCTTCACGGAGGTATTGCCGCCGCCGTGCAGCACTAAGTCGGACTCCTGCCCCAACAGGCGAGAGGTATAGACCCGCAGTTTTAAGGGATCGCCATTTAGGGTTTGCGCAACGGACTCATCCCAGCGATTTTTCATAGCACTAGTAAAGGTAGGGGTGGAGACAGGAGCGATCGCCCGTCGATAATCATTGCAGCCGATCGAAGCCCACACAGGCGTTATACCATTGTAGAGCTTCATGCTTCTATGGCTGATGCTGATAGAGCGGTTTTGATCTCACGGGAGGGGACGAATGAAAGTCAATGGTAGGCATTACCGAACTATCTGGATCGACGAAACAGTCCCTGATGTGGTCAACGTGATTGATCAGCGCTACTTGCCCCATGAATTTGTCGTTGAATCGTTGACGACGGTGGAGGAGGTGGCGATCGCCATTCGCGAGATGCATGTCCGGGGTGCGGGACTGATTGGGGCAACGGCAGGTTACGGCATGTATATCGCGGCGTTGCAGGCACCGCCGGATCAGTTCATGGAGAGTGTGAACAACGCGGGTGAACGCCTCAAGGCCACGCGCCCCACAGCGGTTAATCTGGCGTGGGCGGTAGACCGACAGCTAGAGGCCATTAGTCATGCTGAGGGCGACAAAGACCAAAAAGTGGCGATCGCACGGGAAACCGCATCGATCATTGCGTCTGAAGATGCAGACTTTTGCCGCCGGATTGGGGAGCATGGCGTTACGCTGATTGAAAAGATTAGCCAGCAGAAGTCAGGGGATACCGTCAATATCCTGACCCACTGTAATGCGGGGTGGCTCGCCTTTGTGGACTATGGTTCTGCCACTGCGCCCATTTATGCCGCCCATGACCGGGGCATTCAGGTTCACGTCTGGGTGGATGAAACCCGCCCTCGGAATCAAGGCGCTCGCCTCACCGCCTGGGAACTGAGCCAGCATGGGGTTCCCCACACCGTCATTGCTGACAACGTGGGCGGTCACTTAATGCAGCACGGCTTGGTAGATTTGGTGATCACAGGGAGCGATCGCACGACCTACACCGGAGATGTGGCCAACAAAATTGGTACCTACCTCAAAGCGCTAGCGGCTCACGATAACGGAGTTCCTTTCTACGTTGCCTTACCGTCTTCAACCTTTGACTGGACGATGAGAGATGGTTTAGCGGAAATCCCCATTGAGCAACGAGAGGGAACCGAGGTTCAGTACATCGAAGGCTTACACGATGGCGCGATCAAAGAGGTACTAGTAACGCCCAAGGATAGTCCTGCTGTGAACTACGGGTTTGATGTCACCCCCGCTCGTTTGGTAACCGGATTGATTACGGAACGGGGGATTTGTGATGCCTCGGAAGCAGGCATTATGCAGCTCTATCCAGAGAAACATAAGTAACTCGACAAAAGTAACTCGACAAAATTAAAACCAGGTTTTACCCTACGCCGACCGCGCAGCGGTCGGCGTAGGGCTTTTGTTTTTTTATGTTTGATAGTGTCTGGCAACTTAGAATGGGGATTAGTTTCTGAACTGGCGGATGGGAGGGTAAACCCAAATGGTACAAACACCATCTAAACCACTGACCTTGGCAGAGTTTTTACAATTACCAGAAACGAAACCTGCAAGTGAATACATTGATGGTCAAATCATTCAGAAACCCATACCCCAAGGGAAACACAGTGCCATTCAGGGAGAACTTGTATCTGCCATCAATAGGGTCGTTCGGTCTCAGCGTATTGCTCGTGCGTTTCCTGAACTTCGCTGCACGTTTGGCGATCGCTCAACGGTTCCTGATGTTGCCGTTTTTCAGTGGAACCGAATTCCCCGTGATAAGAATGGGGAGATTGATAACACATTTCCGGCTGCGCCTGATTGGACGATTGAAATCCTGTCTCCTGATCAAAGCCAAACAAAAGTGACGAAAAATATTCTTCACTGTCTGCGCCATGGCACTGAAGTGGGTTGGTTAATTGATCCAGATGAACAAACTGTGTTTATCTATCGTCCAAAGCAAGAGCCTGACGTTTTGGATGCTCCCGATGACGTTATTCCTAGCCTATCCTTTGCAAATGGGCTACAGCTTATGATCAAAGAGTTGTTTGATTGGTTATTCGAGTGAGACTTGAGTTGCTTCTAGTAACTCCGTTGGTGCTGACGAGACTAACGCTATCGTTACTCAATCTACTCCTGCTTCTCACCATTCAAGATTCAGGATTAAGCATTACTCGCTGACATTCTTGGGCAATTTCCCAGTCCTCCTGGGTGTGAATCGCAAATACGCGCACCGATGAGTCCGGGGTGGCAATGTCAATATCGTTGGGCGATCGCACGTTCTTCTGTGCATCAATCTCGATCCCCATAAACTCAAATGCCTTACACACATCGGCTCTCAGATAAGGCGCATTTTCGCCCATGCCTGCCGTAAACGAAATCGCATCGACACCACCCAGAGCCGCAATCATGCCTCCGAGGGAAACCTGAAGACGATAAACAAACATGTCGTAGGCTAATTGGGCGCGATCGCTCCCTTCAGCGATCGCCGCCATAATTTGACGCATATCATTAGAAATTCCTGAAATCCCCTTCAATCCCGATTCGCGATTCAGCAGGTGATCCAGTTCGTCTACGGTCATCTCCTCCTTTCGCAGCAGATGCAGCAGAATTCCCGGATCAACTGATCCCGACCGCGTTCCCATCATCACCCCTTCCAAGGGCGTGTATCCCATCGTGGTGTCGATACTGCGGCCATTCCGAATCGCGGCTAGGGAACAACCGTTGCCCAGATGACAATTCACAATTCGCAGATCGGTGAGCGATCGCCCCATCAATTGCGCGACCCGCTTTGAACAGTACTGATGGCTGATGCCATGAAACCCATAGCGCCGAATTCCCTGCTCTAGCCAAGCATACGGGACGGGATAGGTTGCGGCGGCGGGCGGAATTTTGGCATGAAAGGCCGTGTCGAACACCGCAATTTGCGGAACGTCCTGCCCCAGTAATACTTCTACCGCGTTGATTCCCTCTAAATGGGCGGAATGGTGGCTTGGCGCAAGTTCAGTTAAACGGGCGATCGCCGCTTTCACGGTTTCCGTAATTCGGGTGCTGTCTTGATACTCCGATCCCCCATGCACAACTCGATGCCCCACTACCTGAATGTCGGCAGGATGCTCCAGCACTTTTGTTTCCCCTGTCCACAGGCTGCTTAGCAAGCGGATAATATGATCCATTCGGGCATCAGCAGATTCCTTCTCTCGCCATGCCGCGCCTTGATGCGTTTTGACCTTTAATTCCGCGACTCCCGGCTGAAATGTCCAGTCAATTTGGGCGCTCCAAATCGGTGTTGGAACTATTTCAGATTGATCCCCAAAAAGCCGATATAAACAGCTCTTTAGGCTACTGGAACCCGCGTTCAAGATCAGGATATTCATAGGCAGAGGATGGGTAGATTAAAGATGCGGGACTACACTAGATGGCTAAAGAATTTTAGAGCAATCGCCACGCCGCGATTATAGATTCTGGATCAGCTAGATTGATTGAGCGATCGCCCCAGACTAAGCTTAGTGTTAATTGCCTGGAATACTTCCACCATAAGGCTTCTGGAAGAGGAAAGATCTTCGCAGATATTGCAATATCACTGGGGCAAGCAAAAACATTCATGAGATCAGATTGACTGAAAAGAAAATTATTGGGATATTGGGCGTGTCTTGATTAAATAAAATTTTATTTACCTCAGCTTGAGGCGATCTGGATCTCCTCGACCGGGACGAGCAAGGTTACTTCAGGTTACGAACACATACGTGAAATGGTGCAAAAGAGACAATCCCCCATTCTTAGATTGGCTTTGCTGCTCGCGGTGGCAGCCCCCGCAACCCTCGTGCTTCTGCCCGACGGTTCGAGCGTAGCGCAAATGGCCTCTGACCCAACGTCGTTTCCGATACCAACGACAGTACCCAGCGGTACAACAGTGCGTATCGACGGCTCGGATAGCATGTCAGTTATTAACGAAACTCTGAAGCAGCGCTTCGAAGAGGAGTACGAGGCAGAGGTTAACCTAGCCACGAATGGAACGGACTCTGATCTACAAGCCTTGTTGGATGGGGATATTCATTTGGCGGCCATTGGGCGATCGCTCACCGAGGAAGAGAAAGCTCAAGGCATTAAGGAATATCCCATTAGCCGGGAAAAACTGGCCATCTTTGTCGGAGCGAATAATCCCTTCAAGGGAAATCTGACGTTTGAGCAATTTGCCCAAATTTTCCGGGGTGAAATTACAGACTGGTCGCAGGTCGGCGGTGCGCCTGGCCCCATTCGCTTGGTTGACCGTCCAGAGGACAGCGATACTCGCCGCGCCCTCAGTAATTACGACGTGTTTAAGACGGCTCCCTTTGTTGCCGGAGCAACGGCAGATCCCGTAGCCGAGGATGATACCGATGCCGTTGTCCGGAACTTAGGTACGGACGGGATTGGTTATGCCGTTGTCAGTCAGGTCGAGGGGCGGGACGAGGTCACTATCCTGCCGATGCATGGCACGTTGCCAGATGATCCCCGCTATCCCTATTCCCAAGTTCGGGGCTATGCCTATACAGATGCGACGGCTCCTGCAGTTTTGGCGTTTCTCGGATTTGTGAGTTCACCAGAAGGAGATGCGGCTCTGATTGCGGCACAACAAGCAGAAGTGGCAGCGGCGGCAGGTACTCCGGCGGCTACGGACGGAACACTCGGCACAACATCCAGTGCAGAAGGTGAGGCAACTCCAGCCGCTGACTCGGAACTAACCGCAGTCCCAGCGGAAACGGGAGAGGTGATTGGGGAGCCGTCTGCAGAGACGGATGAAGCAGCAGCGGTTGCATCGTCAGGAACGTCAGACACGCAAGCGGTTCCACCCTGGTTATGGTGGCTTCTGCCCTTACTGGCACTGTTGGGATTGTTAGGCTGGTGGTTGAAGCGGAAACCTGCTGCTGGAGCGCCCCCGACTTCTCCTGCGACTCCGTTGCCCGATGCAGCGGTTCCACCTACTGGTGTTGAGGGTGCGATCGCCCCATCTCCAGATGTAGCATCACCCGCAGTTGCAGTACCTGAACCTGAACCTGTTCCCCCCGTTGTTGCTGAACCAGTAGGCCAACCTCTGAATCTCAAACCTGTTACGGCTGTGAGTGCTGCTGCCGCTGCTGCCGCTGCCGGACTAGCCGCAACTCGCGGTAATGAAAAGGAAACTCCCATCGCGGAACCAGCGGTAGAACCAGCGGTGCCATCCATTCCCCCTGTAGTAGTGGAAGAACCAATAGCTGAGCCACTGGCAGAGGCGGCGATCGCCCCTGATGCAGAGCCGGATCTCGTTCCTCCGGTGCCAAATGTGGATATTTCCCCAGCGTTGGCTGCGGGTGCTGCTGCCGTTGGTGCGGGGGCCGTGCTAGGGGCGATCGCGGATGACCACAGCCAGTCGGATGTGGAAGCCGCTAAGTTTGATGTGGGTCAAACCGATCTTTCTAGTGAGCAACTTGCTGATGTGGATAGTGGGTTACCGGATTTACCGGATGGCTATGGTGAAAGCCGGATTGTCCTGTTGCCTCGCGATCCGCAGTGGGCCTATGCTTACTGGGATATCCCGAATGAGCATCGTGAAGAACTGCGCCGCCAGGGAGGTACCCGTCTAGCCCTGCGCCTGTACGATGTGACCGATGTGGATATGGCGACCCAGAATCCGCACACGATGCAGCAGTATGATTGCGAAGAGTTTGCCCGTGACTGGTATTTGCCGATTCCGGTGAGCGATCGCGACTATATTGCCGAGATTGGTTACTTGACGCCAACGGGGGCATGGCTGACCCTGGCGCGATCGACTCCCGCCCACATTCCCCCGGTCTATCCTTCCGATTGGTACGACGAGCAGTTTCTTACCATCTCGTGGGATGAAGATCTGCGCGGCAAGACCTTTGCCGAACTGGTTCCCTCGAAGCAGAAGACTGCCATCAACAACGCGATTTACAATGCGCTGTTCGGCATGGCGCAATCCTCCGAATCCCTGCGCGTGGCTGGCTCTCTCTTTGGCTCCATGCACCAGGTTCCTGAGCAGGCGATTAGCTCCTTTGTCTTCCCATCGGGGGCTGGCATGTGGGCAGCGGCTCCAACGGCTCTACCTGGCATGAATATGTCTGGAGTAGGCATGTCTGGGGTGGGCATGATGTCCGGGGTGGGCTTCTCGGCGTCGATGCCGCCAATTCGTCCCCGCAAATTCTGGTTGGTTGCGGATGCGGAACTGATTGTTTACGGGGCAACGGAGCCGGATGCGACAGTGACGATTGGCGATCGCCCCATTCAACTCAGTCCCGATGGAACCTTCCGATTCCAAATGTCGTTCCAGGATGGTGTTTTAGACTTCCCCATTAAGGCGGTTGCGGTCGATGGTGAGCAAACTCGTTCCATCCAAATGACCTTTAGCCGCGAAACGCCGGAACGGAACACCAACACCAAGGATGAAGCGATCGAAGATTGGTTTTCGTCCTAGCAGATTGTTGTTAGTGGAAGCGTGCCCATGATCTCCCCCTCTTCTACCATGTCTGACCGTGCCGTTAAGCAGAGTGATCTACTAGGACGTTTGGTGATGAATCGCCTAACGGCTGAGGAAGTGGGCTATGTGGATCAGATCTGGTTGGACGGAAAGCGGCAGCAAGTGGTTGGGATGACCTACCGCTCTGGATTGGTCAACCTGAAGCGTCCCATGTTTTTGTGGACACAGTTAGAATCCATCGGACCGGACAGCATCGTGATTAGCTTGCCGGAAGGCGCAGTTCTGGACAGGCCGCCGGAGGAAGCGACTACCCTCATCGGTCATGAGGTGTGGACGGAAGACGGCACGAAGGCAGGCGTAATTGGCGACTATCACCTAGACCCGCAAACGGGCGCTACGGTTGATTACCTGCTGATTCGGGATGAGTGGCAAGGGATGACCAGCGGCATCTATCGTCTCCTCCCATCCGATGTGGTGAGCATGGGTCAGCATCGGATGCTGGTTACTCGCGAAGGGGTAGACTCAGCGGAACAAGTCGTTGGAGATCTGGCGCAACGGGTGAGTGAATTCTTTAAGCGCGACTATCAGCGTACCTTGCAGCATCTATCCGCTGCGGTAGGAGAAACGCAGTCCCTCGCCCAGCAGATGAAAGACAAGGCATTCAGCATGGCTGAGCAAGCGCAGAAGAAGATTAGTGGTTCTGATGTGACGTCCTCTAATGCGCTACCATCGGCTGAGCCTGACTCTGATTCGGCAACAGGTGAACTCAATGATAAGACTGACGAACCCGCCTAAGAAATTCGTCCGCTAGGGGGCTTTACTTAATCCCGATCACCATTGAATCTGGGCCGACAAGATGTTCGGCTCGGATCTCAGAGAAACCAGCCTCCTTCATCCATCCTGCACAATCCGATCCGGTGTAGTCAAAACCACCAGGAGTTTCAATCAGCATGTTGAGGCTCATTAAGAGTCCGAAGGCATTCTGCGATCGCTCATCATCAATAATCGCTTCATAGACGACCAAGGCTCCCCCCTCTGGAATGGCGTTGAAGGCTTTTGTGATCAGCATTTGCTTGGTGGGCAAGTCCCAATCGTGCAGAATATGACCCATGAGGATCACATCGGCGTTTGGTAAATCCTGTTTGAAGAAATCCCCCGGTACGAAGGACAGGCGATCGCCCACTCCATGGGTTGCGATGTAAGCCTCAAAGACGGGATCGACTTCTGGTAGATCAAACCCCATGCCTGGGAGGTGGGGATTAGGGCGGGCCATCTGAGTGGCTAAATCCCCTTGCGCCGTCCCCACATCCACAAAGGTTTTGTATTGATGCCAAGGGAAGGTTTGGGCGATCGAAGAAGTCCCGTGCCGATCGGGGATGCAGCCCTACCCGACTTTGCAGATCATCGTAGGACAGGGGGGCTGCTGCCAGTTCGGTAAACAGACCCAACTCAATCGCACTGAGTAGCGTTTTCGAGACCCAAAACCCTAAGCCCGTTTGCAAAATCTGAGCTGGAGTCGGTTGCTCACTCATGCGGCTCTCTTAACCAATGGGGTGTATGGATACATAAATTGCGGCTTTCAGTATAGCCACACTCGCTCGCTCCGCTTTAGCTGAGTAGGATTTATTCATGTGTGACGCCAAAGAGGTTTGCGATGCTCGCTCAACAAGTTGGTGCGACTCTCAATAGGGTGAAGCCATACGGATGTTTTTGTCTCATGGGGATCTTGGGTCTGCGACTCTATATGTAGAGTTCAGTTCTAAATAAGAACACGAATACCTCTATAGGTAATGGCTCAAGGATACGGTCTATTTACGCTTGTCTTTCCGGTACGACGTGATAGGCTTGCAGGATTTCGTACAGGTTCACCCCATTTTCTAATAAACACGCATGGCCACTTTGGCGCAAAATATGGGTCTTCGCATGGGGAATGTGCTGACTGAGTCGATCCGCTTCCCGGAGCGAGGGCAACAGGCGATCGCCCCGACTTGCTATCAACAATGTGGGTTGAGTAATGCGCTGATATTCAACTTCTGCAATGCCAAAGTTTTGCAAGAGGGCAATTCGCCAAATGGAACTGCGTTGGGTGACAGCATTCATGGCTCTTAGTAGGGCTTGTCGGCTTTGGGTAGAGAGACGATCGAGCGATGCCAAGAATGGTAACAGTCCTACACAGGAGGCAGGATACAGCAACTCTGGAATCCAGCGAGTGATCTGTGCTGACCAGCTCATCCAGGCATGGTGACGGAATGAAGAAGCCGGATTAATCAGAATGAGAGAGTCAAATAATTGGGGCGATCGCACAAGAGTTTTCAGCGCTAAGCATCCCCCAAAGGACTCCCCGCATAAATACACGGGGCGTTTGTTCCCTGCCAGCTCTTGCTGGACAAGCTTTGTTACCGTTTGTGCCATCTGATCCCAAGAACTCCGATCATCACGGGGCATTTGGAGGCAGCGCACATCAAACGCTTCTGCTAAATACTCGGCCTGCTGCTGTTGCAGGAGTCCAGAGCCATCCATCCCCGGTAAGAATACAAATAACGGCTGACGGGGCTGTACACCACAAGGCCGCAATAGACGAAAGCCTGCCACCTCAACGGTTGATGAAATCTGCGTCGTGGTCATGACCGTTAATCCCAATGCCCTCGTCGAAGAAGTTGATAAATTTCGGTACGGCACTGTTCCGTCAGATCCGTGACGACCGATCGCGCCTGTTTACCTTGGTAGGCTGTCCGCTGGCTTGAAGTAATCCAGATTGGTTCACCAAATAGCACACTAACATCTTGGTAGACCACGAGGGGATGCCATCCCCCCTGCGTGAAGAGAGGTTCTGATGCATCAAACCAGCTCAGCATTTGCAGAGGAAACATCGGTTGGGTTACTTCGCGATGGGGCGCGATCGCCACTGGAAGCACGCCCAAGCGTTCGACGGGCGATCGCAAGGCGAGATGGGCAAACCCGCGATGAAACGCCGTGATCTCGCGCTGTTGCGGCAGGCGGACCATGGGCTGTGCGCCCTCTGGAAAAATGCCGACAGCTTGTTGGGTCTGGAGTCTTAGCGTTGCTTGGGTAAAGAAATCGCGCTGGCGGCGATCGGGTTTGTCCAGCGGAAAGCAGCCGAGTTGCTGAATTAAGGTACTCAAAACCGGAACTTGCCCCATGTAGCGATGGCAGGCAAAACAGATATCCCGCTCCATTGCCGCCATTAACAGCATGGCATCCATAAAGCTGCGATGGTTGCTAACCACAACCAAGCTAGTATTGGCGGGAATGCGCGACTGGTAATAGAACGAAGCCTTCGTTTCCAGAGAGGCTAGAACGGTTTGAGAAAGGGAAAGGGGTGTAGTCATCGGCATCACATTTGGAATCTTGCCAGCCTCGCTACAGCAATAGTTTGATCTTAATACTACTTAATAAAGTCGTGCTATGGTCACACGGTGTAATCGGCGGTGCGATCGCCTGTGGCTGTGACGATTACACGATGGCGGCGGTGGGCTAGGATGATGAGGGCTAAGACATGAATCCATGAAAATCAACGCAGGCACACTCTACATCGTCGGAACACCGATCGGCAACCTGGAAGATATGACCGTTCGAGCGGTTCAGGTGTTGCAGCAGGTCGATCTGATCGCCGCAGAGGATACGCGCCATACAGGTAAACTGCTGCACCATTTTCAAGTAACGACGCCCCAAGTCAGCTACCACGATCACAACCGCACTCAGCGTTTACCGGAACTGATGCACCAGCTTAAACAGGGAAAGCCGATCGCCCTGGTCAGCGATGCAGGGATGCCGGGAATTTCCGATCCGGGCTATGAACTGGTGCGGGGATGTGTCGAGGCCGGAATTCCGGTGGTACCGATTCCGGGGGTGACGGCGGCGATTACGGCTTTGATTGCGTCGGGGTTGCCCAGCGATCGCTTTGTATTTGAGGGATTTCTGCCTGCGAAGTCGAAGGAACGGTGCGATCGCCTAGAGCAGCTATCAGCAGAATCACGAACGATGGTGTTTTACGAAGCCCCTCACCGATTGCTGGCGATGCTGACGGATATTGCGGCGGTGTTAGGGGGCGATCGCTCCGTGGTCTGTGCGCGGGAGTTGACCAAGCTCCACGAGGAATTTCGGCGGTGTAGGGTGAAAGAGGCGATCGCCCATTACCGTCAGCATGAACCCCAGGGCGAGTTTACGGTGGTTCTCGAAGGGGCGGC
Coding sequences within:
- a CDS encoding 1-acyl-sn-glycerol-3-phosphate acyltransferase, yielding MPMTTPLSLSQTVLASLETKASFYYQSRIPANTSLVVVSNHRSFMDAMLLMAAMERDICFACHRYMGQVPVLSTLIQQLGCFPLDKPDRRQRDFFTQATLRLQTQQAVGIFPEGAQPMVRLPQQREITAFHRGFAHLALRSPVERLGVLPVAIAPHREVTQPMFPLQMLSWFDASEPLFTQGGWHPLVVYQDVSVLFGEPIWITSSQRTAYQGKQARSVVTDLTEQCRTEIYQLLRRGHWD
- the rsmI gene encoding 16S rRNA (cytidine(1402)-2'-O)-methyltransferase produces the protein MKINAGTLYIVGTPIGNLEDMTVRAVQVLQQVDLIAAEDTRHTGKLLHHFQVTTPQVSYHDHNRTQRLPELMHQLKQGKPIALVSDAGMPGISDPGYELVRGCVEAGIPVVPIPGVTAAITALIASGLPSDRFVFEGFLPAKSKERCDRLEQLSAESRTMVFYEAPHRLLAMLTDIAAVLGGDRSVVCARELTKLHEEFRRCRVKEAIAHYRQHEPQGEFTVVLEGAAESVPILSESALKSELQALINQGLSRSQASRQLAKQTQLSRQQIYQLALSLDADAADPNT